A region of Gracilinanus agilis isolate LMUSP501 chromosome 3, AgileGrace, whole genome shotgun sequence DNA encodes the following proteins:
- the C3HXorf58 gene encoding putative uncharacterized protein CXorf58 homolog — MSSLNSEELSRNKKKNLTDFQAVNLPDVIPLHDLKAIEKTQAAQVIQRAWFSHMDRMMFQLLKHTICAAENCVTYEILKKVCPLEADLVKDPSVQCKVRFRFGGKTFPPFIVFKIFLHTGGHGNKYFSGKNTLRPSSEAVVDACKIMGNRKYYDQIIQDQLEFQRHKIADEVDVVTMKDYMHFTSFLDETPAYLGGKSNCWRKLSLENIPKTMIIYDIMNYATSGTLSDRLQKELKYLLQKPKSVEMQRDQLWIVSKIRSSSPSSISVSSLQKYYQQQLTKPNQSGRRTKRAQLKIAKMRKAYQNEKEKNMEESNKQKRNEKDQHRIVIITPSYELLGINSPASDDELEQEAKELFSWSKQLCLDNS; from the exons cATTGAAAAAACCCAGGCTGCTCAAGTGATCCAGAGAGCTTGGTTTTCTCATATGGATAGAATGATGTTTCAGCTCTTAAAACATACAATTTGTGCAGCG GAAAATTGTGTGACATATGAAATACTGAAGAAAGTGTGTCCCCTAGAGGCCGATCTTGTAAAAGATCCTAGTGTGCAATGTAAAGTTAGATTCAG atttggTGGTAAGACTTTCCCACCTTTTATtgtgtttaaaatttttcttcacaCTGGAGGCCATGGGAACAAGTATTTCAGTGGAAAAAATACACTGAGACCATCAAGTGAG GCAGTGGTTGATGCTTGCAAAATAATGGGAAATCGGAAATATTATGATCAAATAATACAAGACCAACTTGAATTCCAAAGGCATAAAATTGCTGATGAAGTTGATGTTGTTACCATGAAAGATTACATGCAT TTTACCAGTTTTCTGGATGAAACTCCAGCATATCTTGGGGGCAAAAGTAACTGCTGGAGAAAGCTGAGCCTGGAAAACATCCCAAAAACAATGATAATATATGACATAATGAATTATGCAACTTCTGGAACACTCTCAGATCGTCTACAAAAAGAATTGAAGTATCTGTTGCAAAAACCAAAATCTGTAGAGATGCAACGTGACCAACTCTGGATTGTTTCTAAAATTAG GTCTTCTTCACCTTCTTCTATAAGTGTAtcttctttacaaaaatattatcaACAACAACTAACAAAACCCAACCAATCAGGCCGTCGCACAAAGCGAGCACAACTAAAGATTGCGAAGATGAGAAAAGCTTAtcagaatgaaaaagagaaaaatatggaa GAatcaaataagcaaaaaagaaatgaaaaagatcaGCATCGTATTGTTATCATTACACCATCTTACGAACTTTTGGGAATTAACTCACCTGCTTCAGATGATGAATTGGAGCAAGAAgcaaaggaattattttcttggtCCAAACAGCTCTGTCTTGATAACTCATag